Proteins encoded in a region of the Moritella marina ATCC 15381 genome:
- a CDS encoding penicillin-binding protein 1A: MSIIVKWIKRLSVFLLVSGLLGVGSIIALYFYIKPDLPDVTTLRTVQLQTPMKVFSQDGKLISQFGEKRRIPIEVDNVPPLMIKAFLATEDNRFYSHPGIDPIGIIRAATVMIMTGERKQGASTITQQVARNFFLTREKTFIRKIKEIFLAWHIEQNLSKDEILTLYLNKIPLGYRSFGIGAAAQVYYGKALNELTLAQMAIIAGLPKAPSALNPIRSPQRAKARRHVVLLRMLDEQYITKAQFDEANNAPITAKYHGAEIELSAPYLAEMVRSEIIQRYGEDKAYSQGLNVYTTVQSERQTAATNALINNLLNYDLRHGYRGPLGQAWTNDDVLSNEDILLLLKDKPSYKPLEPAVITAVAGQTAEALMANGEQVTVSWDGLKWARPFISDKKQGPAPQTAVEIVNAGDIVLLRPYTATKQPATTTQTAQWMLGQIPDASSAFIAIDNNDGAIEALVGGFNYQQSKFNRVTQAERQIGSNIKPFVYSAGLAQGATLATLINDAPINQLDKRAGTAWRPKNSPPTYNGPTRFRLGLAQSKNVMSVRVFRQVGLNNAINYMTRFGFEKAKLPRDESLSLGSASLTPLEVAVAFATFANGGFKVDSYFIDRIENVDGEIIYQSTPKQACLECEKQIALGTDNPEYWLDLEGDALAKCDIAAYGSLQLAPRIITEQNAFLMREVMASVIWGGGSWRHKTGWNGTGWRAAAALKRHDIGGKTGTTNEAKDAWFSGFNPDLSATSWIGFDDHSRELGRVSRNINLDKYQISGGEAGAKTAQPAWIEFMQQALKGVPERPSVLPDNIVQVRIDRESGLLTHKSDFTARFEYFVKGTEPTEYVNNQDAGSSFDEIDNINESSEAAAESLDDLF; this comes from the coding sequence GTGAGCATTATTGTGAAATGGATTAAACGATTATCCGTATTTTTATTAGTTAGCGGACTGCTCGGTGTAGGAAGCATCATTGCACTATATTTTTATATCAAGCCTGATTTGCCTGATGTCACCACATTAAGAACAGTGCAATTACAAACGCCAATGAAGGTGTTTAGTCAAGATGGTAAACTGATCTCTCAATTTGGTGAAAAGCGTCGTATTCCCATTGAGGTTGATAATGTTCCACCTTTAATGATCAAAGCATTTCTAGCCACAGAAGATAATCGTTTTTATAGCCACCCGGGTATAGATCCAATTGGTATTATCCGTGCAGCAACTGTCATGATTATGACTGGCGAACGAAAACAGGGTGCAAGTACAATCACCCAACAGGTTGCACGAAATTTCTTTTTAACCCGAGAAAAAACCTTTATTCGTAAGATTAAAGAAATATTTTTAGCTTGGCATATCGAACAAAACCTGTCCAAAGATGAGATCTTAACTTTATATCTAAATAAAATCCCACTGGGCTACCGTTCATTTGGTATTGGTGCTGCAGCACAAGTTTATTACGGTAAAGCATTAAACGAATTAACACTCGCGCAAATGGCGATCATTGCAGGTTTACCAAAAGCGCCATCCGCGTTAAACCCAATTCGTTCACCACAACGCGCTAAAGCCCGTCGTCATGTGGTATTGCTGCGTATGTTAGACGAACAATATATCACCAAAGCACAATTTGACGAGGCGAATAACGCGCCTATTACGGCAAAATATCACGGTGCAGAAATCGAGTTATCTGCACCTTATTTAGCAGAGATGGTTCGCAGTGAAATAATTCAACGCTACGGTGAAGATAAAGCTTACTCTCAAGGCTTAAATGTCTACACCACAGTACAGAGTGAACGCCAAACGGCAGCGACGAATGCACTAATTAATAATTTATTGAATTATGATTTACGCCACGGCTATCGTGGTCCATTAGGCCAAGCTTGGACTAATGATGACGTACTGAGTAATGAAGATATTTTGCTATTATTAAAAGATAAACCAAGTTACAAGCCACTTGAACCAGCTGTTATAACCGCTGTAGCAGGCCAAACTGCCGAAGCATTAATGGCAAATGGCGAACAAGTGACTGTGAGTTGGGATGGTTTAAAATGGGCACGTCCATTTATTTCTGACAAGAAACAAGGTCCCGCACCACAAACAGCCGTTGAAATAGTAAATGCTGGTGATATCGTATTATTACGTCCTTACACTGCAACTAAACAGCCAGCAACAACAACACAAACAGCCCAATGGATGCTAGGTCAGATCCCTGATGCAAGTTCCGCTTTTATCGCTATCGATAATAATGACGGCGCCATTGAAGCTTTAGTCGGTGGTTTTAACTATCAGCAAAGTAAGTTTAACCGTGTCACCCAAGCCGAGCGTCAAATTGGTTCTAATATCAAACCATTTGTCTATTCAGCAGGTTTAGCGCAAGGGGCGACACTCGCAACGCTAATTAATGACGCGCCAATTAACCAACTTGATAAACGAGCAGGAACAGCATGGCGACCAAAGAATTCACCGCCGACCTATAATGGTCCAACGCGCTTTCGCTTAGGTTTAGCTCAGTCAAAAAATGTCATGTCTGTGCGAGTATTCCGTCAAGTGGGTTTAAATAACGCCATTAACTACATGACACGCTTTGGTTTTGAAAAAGCCAAGCTACCTCGTGATGAGTCACTATCATTGGGTTCAGCCTCGCTAACGCCACTTGAAGTGGCCGTTGCATTCGCGACATTTGCCAATGGTGGCTTTAAAGTTGACTCTTACTTTATTGACCGTATTGAGAATGTTGATGGTGAAATCATCTATCAATCAACACCAAAACAAGCTTGTTTAGAATGTGAAAAACAAATTGCACTTGGCACCGATAATCCAGAGTACTGGTTAGACCTCGAAGGGGATGCACTGGCAAAATGTGATATTGCCGCTTATGGTTCACTGCAATTAGCACCACGTATTATTACCGAACAAAATGCTTTCTTGATGCGTGAAGTCATGGCTAGCGTAATTTGGGGTGGTGGCAGTTGGCGCCATAAAACCGGTTGGAATGGTACAGGCTGGCGTGCAGCTGCGGCACTAAAACGCCATGATATTGGTGGTAAAACTGGTACAACAAACGAGGCCAAAGATGCTTGGTTCTCGGGCTTTAACCCAGATCTATCAGCAACAAGCTGGATTGGTTTTGATGATCATAGCCGTGAGTTAGGCCGTGTTTCTCGTAACATTAATCTAGATAAATACCAGATTAGTGGTGGTGAAGCCGGAGCTAAAACAGCGCAACCTGCTTGGATTGAATTTATGCAGCAAGCACTAAAAGGGGTTCCCGAACGTCCAAGTGTATTACCGGATAATATCGTGCAAGTGCGTATCGACCGTGAATCGGGATTACTCACCCACAAATCCGACTTCACGGCACGTTTCGAGTACTTTGTTAAAGGTACAGAACCAACCGAGTACGTAAATAATCAAGATGCTGGCTCATCATTCGATGAAATCGATAACATCAATGAAAGCAGTGAAGCTGCAGCAGAATCTCTCGATGACTTGTTTTAA
- the pilM gene encoding type IV pilus assembly protein PilM: MIGVDFGSSSVKALALSKRSEHYVVDMVSEVATPKGCVVDHQLQDIEALTNVLQQVRQDFPFRYKQAATAVSGTNVITKIIYVDTDLSGSELEMHIELEAESLIPFPLDEISLDFEILGINDNNPGKNNVLLSATRTESVTSLAGCLEENDFVPKIVDVAAHALARSHDLYLRLADLQDDSKVVAAIDIGTNMTIFSMLHQGESIYSRVQNFGGENYTRTISEHYTLKRDEAEKFKLAQQLPLDYDIDVLAPYITACIQQIRRNVQLFTNSGTLQKIDMITISGGSALIVELAQQVESELGITTRVANPFAQFDYAEEVEDKERLIANGPRYMVALGLAMRAL; the protein is encoded by the coding sequence ATGATCGGAGTTGATTTTGGATCATCTTCCGTAAAAGCCCTCGCGCTGTCTAAGCGATCAGAGCATTATGTGGTAGATATGGTTTCAGAGGTAGCAACGCCAAAAGGATGTGTCGTTGATCACCAATTACAAGATATAGAAGCATTAACCAATGTCTTGCAACAGGTGCGTCAAGATTTTCCTTTCCGCTATAAACAAGCTGCAACTGCCGTATCTGGCACAAATGTCATTACAAAAATTATTTATGTTGATACCGATCTTTCTGGTTCAGAGCTGGAAATGCACATTGAATTGGAAGCGGAAAGTTTAATTCCTTTTCCGCTTGATGAAATTAGCCTCGATTTTGAAATATTAGGTATTAACGATAATAATCCAGGTAAAAATAATGTGTTGTTGAGTGCGACTCGCACGGAAAGCGTGACGTCATTAGCTGGTTGCCTAGAAGAGAATGATTTTGTCCCGAAAATTGTTGATGTGGCGGCGCATGCATTAGCGCGATCTCATGATCTGTATTTACGCTTGGCTGATTTACAAGATGATAGCAAAGTGGTTGCTGCGATTGATATTGGCACTAACATGACCATTTTTTCAATGCTGCATCAGGGAGAATCAATTTATTCTCGCGTACAAAATTTTGGTGGTGAAAACTATACCCGCACTATTAGTGAACATTATACGTTGAAACGCGATGAAGCTGAAAAGTTTAAGCTCGCTCAGCAATTACCACTCGATTACGATATTGATGTATTAGCGCCTTATATTACTGCGTGTATACAACAGATCCGCCGTAATGTGCAGCTGTTTACCAACTCAGGTACCTTACAAAAAATTGATATGATCACCATCAGTGGTGGGTCGGCATTAATCGTGGAACTTGCTCAGCAAGTTGAGAGTGAGCTGGGTATAACGACCCGTGTTGCAAATCCCTTTGCACAGTTTGATTACGCTGAAGAGGTTGAAGATAAAGAACGGTTAATCGCCAACGGACCGCGTTATATGGTTGCGCTTGGTTTAGCGATGAGGGCGTTATAA
- a CDS encoding PilN domain-containing protein, whose amino-acid sequence MSNINLLPWREAQKKQRQQRFYSLTGISLGTTLLVMIILNMVIGGFIDNQKQRNALLMQEMQVIDVKLGKIKELRGRKDKLQERIDLIQSLQRSRNTPTQLMNTLPQLVPAGVNLAKLTFKNDIIKINGSSDSNTRLAVLLRNIEESSWLRDGNLDSIVALSEGEGNRFEMRFSVTPMLKDEGH is encoded by the coding sequence ATGTCAAATATTAATTTATTGCCCTGGCGTGAAGCACAGAAAAAACAGAGGCAACAGCGTTTCTATAGCTTAACTGGGATCAGCCTTGGTACAACCTTGTTGGTCATGATCATATTAAATATGGTGATTGGTGGGTTTATTGATAATCAAAAACAACGTAATGCTTTACTGATGCAAGAGATGCAAGTTATTGATGTCAAATTAGGTAAAATTAAAGAGCTACGTGGGCGCAAAGATAAACTGCAAGAGCGTATTGATTTAATTCAAAGCTTACAGCGCAGCCGCAATACCCCCACGCAACTGATGAATACCTTGCCACAGCTCGTTCCTGCAGGTGTAAACCTCGCCAAATTAACGTTTAAAAATGACATTATTAAGATTAATGGCAGCAGTGATTCAAATACGCGCTTGGCGGTTTTGTTGCGTAATATTGAGGAATCAAGTTGGCTTAGAGACGGTAATTTAGATTCTATTGTTGCTTTGTCGGAAGGCGAGGGTAATCGCTTTGAAATGCGATTCTCGGTAACACCTATGTTGAAAGACGAGGGCCACTAA
- a CDS encoding type 4a pilus biogenesis protein PilO, whose translation MNLQEINELDLEDLGNWPKPAKIAINIILSVLIAGLFYWLFIASSLQALENVEKKETSLRLQFEAKASLAGNLGLYTEQMSEMENLFNHMLRQLPSKSETAGLLDDLSYIGQHNGLQLRKFKWLQEVKRDFSYEVPVSLEVIGTFHQLGQFTSDIAALPRIVTLEDFTITKLQGELLKVNMIARTYRYKGEK comes from the coding sequence ATGAACCTACAAGAAATTAATGAACTGGATCTTGAAGATCTGGGGAATTGGCCAAAACCAGCAAAGATAGCCATTAATATTATTTTGTCCGTATTGATTGCGGGATTATTTTATTGGTTATTTATCGCGTCGTCGTTACAAGCACTAGAAAATGTTGAAAAGAAGGAAACAAGTTTAAGATTACAGTTTGAAGCCAAAGCCAGTCTTGCTGGCAATTTAGGCTTATATACAGAGCAAATGTCAGAGATGGAAAATTTATTTAACCACATGCTCAGGCAGCTACCGTCAAAAAGTGAGACGGCAGGGCTACTCGATGATCTGAGCTATATTGGCCAGCATAATGGCCTGCAGTTACGTAAATTTAAATGGTTGCAGGAAGTTAAGCGCGATTTCTCTTATGAAGTGCCGGTCAGTTTAGAAGTCATCGGTACCTTTCATCAGCTTGGGCAATTTACCAGTGACATTGCCGCATTACCGCGGATTGTGACGTTAGAAGATTTCACGATCACTAAGTTGCAAGGGGAATTACTCAAAGTGAATATGATTGCCCGTACGTATCGCTATAAGGGGGAAAAATGA
- a CDS encoding pilus assembly protein PilP, which produces MKRMTSLVFLSLTVTGCTADNQDLVNYINDVKARKTALIESVPDMESFVALHYSETGARNPFSNPRPESVKAETPFPQNCPQPNFARIKGPLETYSLDNLNMHGTLGSEEHLWGLIRASSGEIFRVSPGDYIGLNHGEILDITKNYIELSELILTGKGCWQVRTTQIPLSSQGS; this is translated from the coding sequence ATGAAACGAATGACGAGTTTAGTTTTTTTATCTCTGACGGTAACGGGTTGTACTGCGGACAATCAAGATTTGGTGAACTACATCAATGATGTCAAAGCACGTAAAACAGCTTTAATTGAAAGTGTCCCCGATATGGAAAGCTTTGTGGCATTGCATTATTCGGAGACTGGGGCACGTAATCCATTTTCGAATCCTCGCCCTGAATCGGTAAAAGCAGAAACACCATTTCCACAGAATTGCCCGCAACCCAATTTTGCGCGGATTAAAGGACCGTTGGAAACCTATTCATTAGATAATTTAAATATGCACGGCACGCTTGGTAGTGAGGAGCACCTCTGGGGGTTAATAAGAGCGAGTTCGGGAGAAATATTTCGAGTATCACCGGGTGATTATATTGGACTTAATCACGGTGAGATACTCGACATAACCAAAAATTATATTGAATTATCGGAGTTGATATTAACAGGTAAAGGTTGTTGGCAAGTTCGCACAACGCAAATACCGCTTAGTAGTCAAGGCTCTTAG
- a CDS encoding type IV pilus secretin PilQ has protein sequence MTKSYIRCTNIVKVLVLCTTLLCSAFSFAEPQLKQIHLNALAEGQVELELEFSDNVVEFADKLQYSPHQLVILVPDASSTLLLNPVVIEQGGVLNVAAERVDLGLKITIALDELVPYQIVQSGNSLIATFGLLSSDVVVPEVADRNTSSDSLVLAATVSPFLLATKGGRQVTVQSPRIEDIVPIEGDEEDFSGFVNQVRGIDFRTGNEGSGKLILTMKNSSMAVDIQRKGNKLIAEFHSTAILKKLLYILDVADFGTPVTAVETFHDEGVTAFELEISDDFNYRYDQADNIFVIEVTKKDPDEKTSKYQGQAISLNFQDIPVRTVLQLIADFNEFNLVTTDSVNGNITLRLDSVPWEQALDIVMKVKGLSKQLDGNVLMVAPADELAALERRDLVSKKEVEDLAELQSEFMQISFAKAADITKLLSQKESSLLSSRGTVSFDERTNTVLIKDTATVIANVQRIIEVLDVPVRQVIIEARMVSVVDNLDDELGIRWGLSGSTDIGSGFGSTSGSIEGNDSLAGGSIPSIGDRLNVNLPVASPAGSIAFQIAELASGQILDLELSALEAEQKAEVIASPRITTTDQKSAYIEQGTEIPYVESSSSGATSIAFKKAVLGLQVTPHITPDNKIILDLKINQDTRGEDVKTVGGEAVSIDTQVISTQVLVENGETVVLGGIFKHEIKKIVTKVPVLGDIPWLGVLFRSTKNINQKRELLIFVTPKVVVDTL, from the coding sequence ATGACTAAATCATATATAAGATGTACTAATATCGTGAAGGTATTAGTTTTATGTACCACACTTTTATGTTCTGCTTTCAGTTTTGCGGAACCACAATTAAAACAAATACACTTAAATGCGCTCGCTGAAGGGCAAGTTGAACTTGAGTTAGAGTTTAGTGACAATGTGGTCGAATTTGCAGATAAATTACAATATTCACCACATCAACTGGTGATCCTCGTACCAGATGCTAGCTCGACCTTGTTACTTAACCCTGTGGTTATCGAACAAGGTGGCGTATTAAATGTGGCTGCTGAACGTGTCGATTTAGGCCTTAAAATCACCATCGCTTTAGATGAACTCGTGCCGTATCAAATTGTGCAAAGTGGCAATAGCTTAATCGCTACGTTTGGATTATTAAGTAGTGATGTTGTTGTCCCTGAAGTTGCTGATCGTAATACCAGTAGCGATAGCTTAGTGCTTGCCGCAACCGTCAGCCCCTTTTTACTGGCGACGAAAGGTGGTCGTCAAGTGACGGTGCAATCCCCTAGAATAGAAGATATCGTGCCAATTGAGGGCGATGAAGAAGACTTTAGTGGTTTTGTAAACCAGGTGCGTGGGATCGATTTCCGTACCGGTAACGAAGGTAGTGGTAAATTAATTCTGACCATGAAAAATAGTTCAATGGCTGTTGATATTCAGCGTAAAGGCAACAAATTAATCGCTGAGTTTCATAGTACGGCTATTTTAAAAAAATTACTCTATATTTTAGATGTGGCTGATTTTGGTACCCCAGTAACAGCAGTTGAAACATTCCACGATGAAGGCGTGACAGCATTTGAGTTAGAGATCAGTGATGATTTTAATTATCGCTATGATCAAGCTGATAATATTTTTGTGATTGAAGTTACTAAAAAAGACCCGGATGAAAAAACCAGTAAATATCAGGGCCAAGCAATTTCACTGAACTTCCAAGATATTCCTGTGCGTACAGTATTGCAGTTAATCGCTGATTTTAATGAGTTTAACTTAGTGACCACGGATTCGGTGAATGGTAATATAACCTTGCGTTTAGACAGTGTGCCATGGGAGCAAGCGCTTGATATTGTGATGAAAGTTAAGGGCTTGAGTAAACAGCTTGATGGCAATGTATTGATGGTAGCGCCAGCTGATGAGTTGGCGGCATTAGAGCGTCGTGACCTTGTCAGCAAGAAAGAAGTAGAAGACTTAGCTGAATTACAGTCGGAGTTTATGCAAATTAGCTTTGCAAAAGCAGCTGATATAACAAAGCTTTTGTCACAAAAAGAGTCTAGTCTGTTATCATCACGCGGTACGGTCAGTTTTGACGAGCGTACTAACACAGTATTAATTAAAGATACGGCTACCGTTATTGCCAATGTGCAGCGTATTATTGAGGTGCTTGACGTACCAGTACGCCAAGTCATCATTGAAGCCAGAATGGTTTCAGTGGTTGATAATCTCGATGATGAGCTCGGTATTCGCTGGGGTTTAAGCGGCAGTACTGATATCGGTAGTGGCTTTGGGTCCACATCGGGTTCTATTGAGGGCAATGATTCTTTGGCTGGGGGCAGTATCCCTTCTATTGGTGACCGTCTCAATGTGAACCTACCTGTTGCATCACCAGCGGGTTCTATTGCGTTTCAAATTGCAGAATTAGCCAGTGGTCAAATACTTGATTTAGAGCTATCTGCATTAGAAGCAGAACAAAAAGCAGAAGTGATCGCAAGTCCAAGGATTACCACCACAGACCAAAAGTCAGCGTATATTGAGCAAGGTACGGAAATTCCGTACGTTGAATCAAGTTCAAGTGGTGCTACTTCTATCGCCTTTAAAAAAGCGGTATTGGGTTTGCAAGTGACACCGCATATTACTCCGGACAATAAAATCATCTTAGATTTGAAAATAAATCAAGATACCCGTGGTGAGGATGTGAAAACAGTGGGTGGTGAAGCAGTATCCATCGATACTCAAGTTATTAGCACTCAAGTCTTGGTTGAAAATGGCGAAACTGTGGTGTTAGGTGGTATCTTTAAGCATGAAATTAAAAAGATTGTAACGAAAGTTCCAGTTCTCGGTGATATCCCTTGGTTAGGTGTATTGTTCCGTAGTACTAAGAATATTAATCAAAAACGAGAGCTGTTAATCTTCGTTACACCAAAAGTGGTAGTGGATACGTTGTAA
- the aroK gene encoding shikimate kinase AroK — translation MAEKRNIFLIGPMGAGKSTIGRQLASQLHLDFIDSDHEIERRTGADISWVFDVEGEAGFRVREAEVIDDLTQEQGIVLATGGGSILSKESRNYLSARGVVVYLETTIDKQLVRTSRDKRRPLLQTEEPRDVLETLADSRNPLYEEIADFTVKTDEQSAKIVANQIIKLLDF, via the coding sequence ATGGCTGAAAAACGTAATATATTCCTAATAGGCCCAATGGGCGCAGGTAAAAGCACAATTGGTCGTCAACTAGCGAGCCAACTGCATTTAGACTTTATCGATTCGGATCATGAAATCGAACGCCGCACTGGTGCTGACATTTCATGGGTTTTCGATGTTGAAGGTGAAGCTGGTTTCCGAGTACGTGAAGCGGAAGTTATTGACGATCTAACGCAAGAGCAAGGCATTGTGTTAGCAACGGGTGGTGGCTCAATTTTAAGTAAAGAAAGTCGTAACTACCTTTCTGCTCGTGGCGTAGTTGTTTATTTAGAAACAACTATTGATAAGCAGTTGGTAAGAACGTCACGCGATAAGCGTCGTCCTTTACTGCAAACTGAAGAACCACGTGATGTTCTGGAAACATTAGCTGATTCTCGTAATCCTTTGTATGAAGAGATTGCTGATTTTACAGTTAAAACAGATGAGCAAAGCGCTAAAATTGTTGCGAATCAAATTATAAAGTTACTAGATTTTTAA
- the aroB gene encoding 3-dehydroquinate synthase: MERLTVELGERSYPIYIGDGVLTQVEQFKSAITTNKVVVISNDTVAPLYLQRVQALLHDYEFDSIILSDGEQFKTLDTLNEIFTALLRENCGRDTTLIALGGGVIGDMVGFAAACYQRGIPFIQIPTTVLSQVDSSVGGKTAVNHPLGKNMIGAFYQPNAVFIDTDCLATLPRRELAAGMAEVIKYGIIYDADFFTWLEDNMTALMTLDTAALEYAIYRCCEIKAEIVAIDEKEQGLRALLNLGHTYGHAIEAEMGYGVWLHGEAVAAGMIMAAQTSAAMGLLTAAQVARIARLITAAELPLLAPAEMDFDAFMQHMKRDKKVLNGQLRFILPTSIGSAEVLSTVTENTLRDVVNFHNQADSSALFSSN, translated from the coding sequence ATGGAAAGGTTAACTGTTGAACTGGGTGAGCGGAGCTACCCTATTTATATTGGTGATGGCGTATTAACGCAAGTAGAGCAATTTAAGTCTGCAATAACAACCAATAAAGTCGTCGTGATCTCAAACGATACGGTTGCACCCTTGTATTTACAACGCGTTCAAGCATTGTTACATGACTATGAATTTGACAGTATTATTCTTTCTGACGGTGAGCAATTTAAAACCTTAGATACTTTAAATGAAATATTTACCGCGCTACTGCGTGAGAATTGTGGACGTGATACCACGTTAATTGCTCTCGGTGGTGGTGTTATTGGTGACATGGTTGGCTTCGCAGCCGCCTGTTACCAACGCGGTATCCCCTTTATCCAAATCCCGACGACGGTGTTGAGTCAAGTTGATTCCTCTGTTGGCGGTAAAACGGCAGTTAACCACCCGTTGGGTAAAAACATGATTGGCGCTTTTTATCAGCCCAATGCTGTTTTTATTGATACGGACTGTTTAGCTACCTTGCCTCGACGCGAACTGGCGGCTGGTATGGCTGAAGTCATTAAGTACGGTATTATTTATGATGCTGACTTCTTTACTTGGCTAGAAGACAACATGACTGCACTGATGACGCTTGATACTGCGGCATTAGAATATGCAATTTATCGTTGTTGTGAAATTAAAGCTGAAATTGTTGCTATTGATGAAAAAGAACAAGGCTTACGTGCGCTATTAAACCTTGGCCACACCTATGGTCATGCTATCGAAGCTGAAATGGGTTATGGCGTCTGGTTGCACGGTGAAGCGGTAGCTGCGGGGATGATCATGGCTGCACAGACATCGGCAGCAATGGGGTTGTTGACTGCAGCGCAAGTGGCGCGTATCGCAAGGCTCATTACAGCGGCGGAATTACCGTTACTGGCACCTGCAGAAATGGACTTTGATGCATTCATGCAACACATGAAACGTGACAAAAAAGTCCTTAACGGTCAACTGCGTTTCATCCTGCCAACTTCAATTGGGAGTGCTGAAGTGTTATCGACAGTAACAGAAAACACATTACGTGATGTGGTTAACTTCCATAATCAGGCGGACTCTAGTGCACTATTCAGTTCAAACTGA
- a CDS encoding SPOR domain-containing protein, which translates to MHYSVQTEIYSQTQLSERLRHLTQFSSHLLFVSGAIGSGKSTVLRHHVESDLNQKTITLDAQQCHDDVALRTFLLQQISYDGRFNSRIPLVDSLTLFAQELEYELTLCIDNAMALSATSVAEFAQLVELSLNNRISIKVNIILFAESQWVDITLLQFAKSATNVLELEMTELDPQAAVKFVEQQFNNAGYKPTFVNQDAINRQIEACQGNPGKLTKCAQAIMQGQVYSPDSAVVDVAGQSTKKVNKSFYLAGIIAGLLLLGSAGSFLYDAYQTEQQEVADSMLGGALQDDFADVLMTDAEIDANANSNANSNAADMSAPQMFASDWDEEMPTEIGQTITLTNPAVAKPSVASQKQRVVIDDAAVNKMLAKQNAANPSVLVDSKADIDNVADNAVKATISSPTLIAGKAWVMAQPAKNYTFQIAGLSRETQLKQYLNEHELPEGIWTYQTVRNSKPWYVVLYGSFSSAEQANAAKLKLPAAVQKDKPWLKLFTQIQRDL; encoded by the coding sequence GTGCACTATTCAGTTCAAACTGAAATTTATTCTCAAACGCAGTTGAGTGAACGGCTGCGTCATCTCACACAATTCTCTTCACATTTATTATTCGTCAGCGGTGCTATCGGTTCTGGTAAATCAACAGTATTACGGCATCATGTAGAATCAGATTTAAATCAGAAAACAATTACGCTTGATGCACAGCAGTGTCATGATGATGTGGCCTTACGAACGTTTTTATTACAACAGATTAGTTATGATGGTCGTTTTAATAGTCGTATTCCACTCGTTGATAGCTTAACGTTGTTTGCGCAGGAACTCGAATATGAGCTGACACTCTGTATTGATAATGCCATGGCATTGTCGGCTACTAGTGTTGCTGAATTTGCCCAATTAGTCGAACTAAGTCTTAATAATAGAATTAGCATTAAAGTAAATATCATTTTATTTGCAGAGAGTCAGTGGGTTGATATAACCCTGCTGCAGTTTGCAAAATCAGCAACCAATGTATTGGAGTTGGAAATGACGGAACTTGATCCGCAAGCCGCAGTAAAATTTGTAGAGCAACAGTTTAATAACGCAGGTTATAAGCCTACATTCGTCAATCAGGACGCGATTAATCGTCAAATTGAAGCCTGTCAGGGTAACCCTGGCAAGTTAACTAAATGTGCGCAAGCGATTATGCAGGGGCAGGTATATAGTCCTGATTCAGCAGTGGTTGACGTAGCAGGACAATCAACAAAAAAAGTAAATAAATCCTTCTATTTAGCCGGTATTATTGCTGGACTACTATTGCTGGGTAGTGCTGGCTCATTTTTATATGATGCTTATCAGACGGAGCAACAGGAAGTGGCTGATAGTATGCTCGGCGGTGCGTTGCAGGATGATTTCGCCGATGTGCTGATGACGGATGCTGAAATCGATGCCAATGCCAATAGCAATGCCAATAGCAATGCGGCGGATATGAGTGCTCCGCAAATGTTTGCCAGTGATTGGGATGAAGAAATGCCGACTGAAATAGGTCAAACCATAACGCTTACTAATCCTGCCGTCGCCAAACCCTCTGTGGCAAGTCAAAAGCAACGCGTGGTGATTGATGATGCTGCGGTTAATAAGATGTTAGCGAAGCAAAATGCCGCCAACCCAAGTGTGCTCGTGGATAGTAAAGCAGACATCGATAACGTTGCAGACAACGCCGTTAAAGCAACGATAAGTTCGCCTACATTAATTGCGGGCAAAGCGTGGGTGATGGCACAACCGGCGAAAAATTATACATTTCAAATTGCTGGTTTAAGCCGTGAAACACAGTTAAAACAATATTTAAACGAGCATGAATTGCCTGAAGGTATCTGGACTTATCAAACTGTGCGAAATAGCAAACCTTGGTATGTGGTTCTTTACGGTAGTTTTAGCAGTGCTGAACAAGCGAACGCAGCAAAGCTCAAATTACCAGCGGCAGTACAAAAAGATAAACCGTGGTTAAAGCTATTCACCCAGATACAAAGAGATTTATAA